Below is a genomic region from Sphingomonas sp. KR3-1.
GCGCGAATAGATGTCGAAGCTGCGCTCGCCGCGGCTCGACTGCTCGATAACGATGGGAACGAGACCGCCGGTGACGGGATCAATGGTCATCTGACCGGAAAGCGGATGCATGGATGATTTTCTCGTTATGGTGTTTTGGCCCGACCAACATCGGCGCTTGACGTGCGGAGTTCAAGCCTTGGTTATGGTTACGCCGCTACGACCGGCTCCGGGGAGGGTGTCATCACGGGAATGCAGGCCAGGGACGCGCTGGAGGCGACGCGCAAGGCGGCGGCGGGGCTGATCCTCGCCGGGCTGGCGCTGCGCCTCGTCTGGCTGGTGCTGGTGCGCGGTCTGCTCGCCCCCTTCGACCTGGGCGAGGCGAGCGGCGCGGCGGCCGCCCTGGCGCGGACCGGCACGATCGCCGACGCCTTCGGCCCCGGCACCGGCCCCACTGCGCACCTGATGCCGGCCAGCGTGGTGCTCGCCGGCGCCGTGCAGCATGTCTTCGGCGATTCGGCCTGGGCGGGCCTGGTGCTGAGCCTGTGGACGCTGGCCCAGCTCGCGCTGATCTGGCTGCTCGCCCGCGCACTGTTCGCCGGCGCCGGATGGCAGCCCGCCGCGATCGTCGGCGGGCTGGTGCTGGCCTGCCTGCTTCCCGGACATATCGTGCAGGAAGCCGCGGACTTCCGTGTCTGGGAAGGCGGGCTGGCGACCCTGCTCGCGCTCGCCAATCTGTGGCTGATCGTCACGATCGAGCAGCGCGAGACGATAGCCCCGCAACCGCTGCTGATCGGGGCGGCACTCTCTGCCCTGACCTTCTTGGTCAGCCCCACCACCGGCCTCGCGATCGATGCCTGCTGGGCCTGGCTCGCGCTGCGCCGCCTGCCCCTGCCCCAGGCGCTGGCCTTCGCCGCCACTGCAGCGGCGGCGCTGGCGCTGGTCCTCGCGCCCTGGGTGCTGCGCAACGCGCAGGTGATGGGCAGCCCGGTGCTGCTCCGCGACAATCTCGGGCTCGAGATGGCGATGGCCAATTACCCGGGGGCGCTCGACCCCGCCGATCCCCGCGCCGAGGGCGTGGCGCGGATGCAGGCGATCCATCCCTATCGCAACCCCGCCGTCCAGGCCCGGCTGCGCGCCGCGGGTGGTGAGGTCGCCTATGCGGCGGCGCTCGGCCGCGAGACCCGCGGCTGGATCGCCGCGCACCCGCTCGACTTCGCCCGGCTGGCGCTGCGCCATTATCGCCAATTCTATTTCCCCGATCGCTGGCAGGGCGCGCTGACAAATTGGGGCGCCTTTCCCAACCTGCGGATCGAGATGATCCGCCTCGTCGCCGCCTTCGGCCTGCTCGGGCTCGCCATCGGCCTGGTCCGGCGGCGGCGCTTCTACGGGCTGTTCGCGCTCTACCTCGCGCTTGCCGGCCTGCCCTACGCGCTCGTCCTGCCGATCCCGCGCTATGGCTATGTCGTCTGGCCGCTGCTAGCCTTCCTCGCCGCCCGGCTGTTCGCTGACCTTTTCACCACCTTGCCGGCGCTGCGGCGCGGGCCCATGATCGCGCGATGACAAACACCGTCCTGGTCACCGGCGGCTCCGGCTTTGTGGGCAGCCACGTCCTCCTCCAAACGCTGGCGGCGGGGCATGAGGTGCGCACCACCGTACGCAGCCTGTCACGCGAGCCCCAGGTCCGCGCGACGCTCGAAAGGGCCGGCGCCGACACCAGCCGGCTGCGCTTCTTCGCCGCCGACCTGGAGAAGGACGACGGCTGGGCCGAGGCGGTGGCGGGCTGCGACTATGTCCAGCATGTCGCCTCCCCCTTCCCGCCCAACCAGCCCAAGGACGAGCAGGAGCTGATTCGCCCGGCCCGCGAAGGCACGCTCAGGGTGCTCCGCGCCGCGCATGCCGCGGGCGTGAAGCGCGTCGTGCTCACCTCCAGCTTCGCCGCGATCGGCTATGGTCAGGGCCAGCGCCACACCGACTATACCGAGGCGGACTGGACCGATGTGAACGGCCCCGCCGTCCAGCCCTATATGAAGTCCAAGACACTTGCCGAGCGCGCCGCCTGGGACTTCGTCACCGGCGAGGGCAAGGGGCTCGAGCTGGCGGTGGTCAATCCGGTCGGCATCTTCGGGCCGGCACTCAACGACGATCTCTCCACCTCGATCTGGCTGGTCAAGTCGATGCTCGAGGGCCAGATGCCCGGGCTGCCCGACCTGTGGTTCGGCGTGGTCGATGTCCGCGACGTCGCCTGGCTCCAGGTCGAGGCGATGACCAATCCCGATGCCGCAGGCGAGCGCTTCCTGGCGGTGGCCGGCCCGGCGATGTCGATCCCGCAAATGGCCGAGGTGCTGCGCGCCGGCCTCGGCCCGGCGGCCGCGAAGATCACCCGCCGCCGCGTGCCCAGCTGGCTCGTGCGGATCATGGCGCTGTTCAATCCGATGGCGCGCGAGGCGGCACCCCGCCTCGGCATCCAGTCCAACGCCAGCAACGAAAAGGCCCGCCGCCTGCTCGGCTGGCAGCCGCGCTCGAACGAGGAAGCGATCCTCGCGACGGCGCACAGCCTGATCGATTTGGGACTGGTTAAGGCTTGAGCGGCCCCGGTTGCGCCAGATAGGCGAGCCGGCGCACCTCGCGCCGCCCGCGCACCACCGTGTCGAGGATCAGCCCGGTGAACAGGTTGAGGAAGGCGAGGATCATCAGCCCGGTCGCCAGGATCGCGGTCGGGAAGCGCGGCACCAGCCCGGTATGCACCCAGGTCAGCGCCAGCGGGATGCTCAGCCCCACGGCGAGCGCGGCGAACACCGCGGCGATCCAGCC
It encodes:
- a CDS encoding aldehyde reductase: MTNTVLVTGGSGFVGSHVLLQTLAAGHEVRTTVRSLSREPQVRATLERAGADTSRLRFFAADLEKDDGWAEAVAGCDYVQHVASPFPPNQPKDEQELIRPAREGTLRVLRAAHAAGVKRVVLTSSFAAIGYGQGQRHTDYTEADWTDVNGPAVQPYMKSKTLAERAAWDFVTGEGKGLELAVVNPVGIFGPALNDDLSTSIWLVKSMLEGQMPGLPDLWFGVVDVRDVAWLQVEAMTNPDAAGERFLAVAGPAMSIPQMAEVLRAGLGPAAAKITRRRVPSWLVRIMALFNPMAREAAPRLGIQSNASNEKARRLLGWQPRSNEEAILATAHSLIDLGLVKA